The Plectropomus leopardus isolate mb chromosome 7, YSFRI_Pleo_2.0, whole genome shotgun sequence genome window below encodes:
- the LOC121945581 gene encoding hepcidin-1, with amino-acid sequence MKAFSIAVAVTLVLAFICILESSAVPFTGVQELEEAAGNDTPVAAYQEMSMESRMMPDHVRQKRQSHLSLCRWCCNCCKSYKGCGFCCKT; translated from the exons ATGAAGGCATTCAGCATTGCAGTTGCAGTGACACTCGTGCTCGCCTTTATTTGCATTCTGGAGAGCTCTGCCGTCCCATTCACTGGG GTGCAAGAGCTGGAGGAGGCAGCAGGCAATGACACTCCAGTTGCAGCATATCAAGAAATGTCAATGGAATCGAGGATG ATGCCAGATCACGTCAGGCAGAAGCGCCAGAGCCACCTCTCCTTGTGTCGCTGGTGCTGCAACTGCTGCAAGAGCTACAAGGGCTGCGGCTTCTGCTGCAAAACCTGA